From a region of the Dehalococcoidia bacterium genome:
- a CDS encoding CoA transferase: MPQALEGIRVLDLTHYIAGPFATRLLADLGADVVKVERPRGGDPARRLGPFFQDIPQGEHSLLFFFLNLNKRSITLDVKTATGRSLLRPLVEWADLVVENFAPGTLASWALSYETLASWNPRVVLVSLSNFGQWGPYRDYQVDDLIAYGMGGPMLMTGIADREPSTIGLYIPLYQAGAVAALAGLMGVTQAELTGRGDWLDVSIFETQVGSQDRRTVALVGYQYTGETFTRRVPAATIASGIKPCQDGYVGFAGFGPRFVSVVAMLGRPELLQDPRWGTVEGRARPEAAEAFDREVFLPWLMQRTMREIWEVAQAHGVIAGPVFTVKEVLEDPVFRARGVWAEIEHPVLGKVCLPGRPFLMDATPWALRRPAPLLGQHNREVFVDMLGLSSSDLVRLRQMGVV, encoded by the coding sequence GTGCCCCAGGCGTTAGAGGGCATCCGTGTCCTTGATTTGACCCACTACATTGCGGGGCCTTTCGCCACCCGCCTGCTGGCAGATTTGGGGGCGGATGTGGTGAAAGTGGAACGTCCTCGGGGGGGCGACCCTGCGCGGCGTCTGGGCCCCTTCTTCCAAGATATCCCGCAAGGGGAGCACTCCCTCCTGTTCTTTTTCTTGAACCTCAACAAACGCTCCATCACTCTGGACGTGAAAACGGCGACGGGGCGCTCCCTCTTGCGCCCCCTGGTGGAGTGGGCGGATCTGGTGGTGGAGAACTTTGCACCCGGCACCCTAGCGTCGTGGGCCCTCTCCTACGAGACTCTGGCCTCCTGGAACCCCCGGGTGGTGCTGGTCTCCCTTTCCAACTTCGGGCAGTGGGGGCCGTACCGGGATTACCAGGTGGACGACCTCATCGCCTACGGGATGGGTGGGCCCATGCTGATGACGGGGATAGCGGATCGGGAGCCCTCAACCATCGGGTTGTATATCCCCTTGTACCAGGCGGGTGCTGTGGCAGCGCTGGCTGGCCTGATGGGGGTTACCCAAGCCGAACTGACCGGGCGGGGCGATTGGCTGGATGTCTCGATCTTCGAAACCCAGGTGGGAAGCCAGGATCGGCGCACGGTGGCGCTGGTGGGATATCAGTATACGGGGGAGACCTTTACCCGCCGTGTCCCTGCTGCCACCATCGCCAGTGGGATCAAGCCGTGTCAGGACGGCTATGTGGGCTTTGCCGGCTTTGGTCCGCGGTTTGTATCCGTTGTGGCGATGTTGGGGCGTCCCGAATTACTGCAGGATCCCCGCTGGGGCACGGTGGAGGGGCGCGCCAGACCCGAAGCGGCGGAGGCTTTTGACAGGGAGGTGTTTTTGCCCTGGCTGATGCAGAGGACCATGCGGGAGATTTGGGAGGTGGCGCAGGCACACGGGGTGATCGCAGGGCCGGTGTTCACGGTCAAAGAGGTGCTGGAGGACCCGGTGTTCCGTGCGCGGGGGGTGTGGGCAGAGATAGAGCACCCGGTGCTGGGAAAGGTCTGCCTGCCGGGGCGGCCCTTCCTGATGGATGCCACCCCTTGGGCGCTCCGTCGTCCCGCACCCTTATTGGGACAGCATAACCGAGAGGTCTTCGTGGATATGCTGGGTCTTTCTTCATCCGACCTGGTGCGCCTGCGCCAGATGGGGGTGGTGTAA
- a CDS encoding DUF2007 domain-containing protein, with translation MEFPRHSIQVRIAVFPCEPLARLAASRLVEAGIPCLVRSEGVGPGAWGSAANLPYSILVPEGEQWRAREVLGLPPAEVLERCSPPSGTRPPLGVRIALVVLALMLLLVLGAGVGMRLLQGG, from the coding sequence TTGGAGTTCCCACGCCATAGTATACAGGTGCGTATTGCCGTGTTTCCCTGTGAGCCCCTAGCCCGTCTGGCCGCCTCGCGTCTGGTGGAGGCGGGAATCCCCTGCCTGGTGCGTTCGGAGGGTGTAGGGCCGGGGGCGTGGGGCAGCGCTGCCAATCTGCCCTACAGCATTTTGGTCCCTGAGGGGGAGCAGTGGCGGGCGCGGGAGGTGCTGGGCCTGCCCCCTGCGGAGGTGCTGGAGCGGTGTTCACCTCCTTCGGGGACACGCCCCCCTCTGGGGGTGCGGATAGCGCTGGTGGTCCTCGCCCTGATGCTTCTCCTTGTTCTCGGGGCAGGGGTAGGGATGCGTCTCCTGCAAGGGGGGTAA
- a CDS encoding CoA transferase encodes MTASLPLNGVRVVDLTVVWVGPYCTMFLADWGAEVIRVETHQVFQPSTRGYVPYPSKELMRTQRTWSLALPNWEPGRRPWNRTPLFNSHGRNKLSFTVDLRRPEGREVLYRLVAISDVLIENNAPDTMEKLGVTYENLRRYNPTLIMVRMPAYGLSGRYATYRAFGSQLESVVGHTSLRGYPDTDPSLRGDVFTADAVGGIIAAVATLAALRHRRRTGQGQQIEFPQAEAFLPLLTPAFLDYILNGRVQGSPGNRHPSFVRGCYPCLGKDRWLVISLYTDAQFQALCRVMGRPDMANDPRWVDSLSRRKNQDALDQEITRWTQTQEAYQAFRRLQEAGVPAGVVSHEGDIFSDPHLGVRRYFEPLTQEDTGTHYYPGLLWKAMHTPNRLRLPPVRLGEHNRWVYRDLLGYDEEEYKALEAAGHIGEDYPPNLR; translated from the coding sequence ATGACGGCTTCGCTTCCTCTGAATGGCGTGCGTGTTGTAGACCTCACGGTGGTCTGGGTAGGGCCTTATTGCACCATGTTCCTGGCCGACTGGGGGGCGGAGGTGATTCGGGTGGAGACGCACCAGGTATTTCAGCCCAGCACGCGGGGGTATGTGCCCTACCCGAGCAAGGAACTGATGCGCACCCAGCGCACCTGGAGCCTGGCCTTGCCCAACTGGGAGCCGGGGCGTCGTCCCTGGAACCGCACGCCTCTGTTCAACTCCCATGGGCGCAACAAACTCTCCTTTACCGTGGACTTGCGCCGCCCAGAGGGGCGGGAGGTGCTCTATCGTCTGGTGGCTATTTCGGACGTGCTCATTGAGAACAACGCCCCCGACACGATGGAGAAACTGGGGGTTACCTACGAGAATCTGCGCCGTTACAATCCGACGCTGATCATGGTGCGCATGCCTGCCTACGGGCTTTCGGGGCGATATGCCACGTACCGGGCCTTCGGTTCCCAACTGGAGTCCGTGGTCGGGCACACCTCACTGCGGGGCTATCCCGACACTGATCCCTCTTTGCGAGGGGATGTGTTTACGGCCGATGCGGTGGGGGGGATTATCGCCGCCGTTGCCACCCTGGCGGCCCTGCGCCACCGCCGGCGCACCGGTCAGGGTCAGCAGATTGAGTTCCCCCAGGCCGAAGCCTTTCTCCCTTTGCTGACCCCTGCCTTCCTGGACTATATTCTCAACGGGCGTGTGCAGGGGTCGCCGGGCAATCGCCACCCCTCCTTCGTGCGGGGGTGCTACCCGTGCCTGGGCAAAGACCGTTGGCTGGTCATCTCCCTCTATACCGATGCCCAGTTCCAGGCCTTGTGCCGTGTGATGGGACGCCCGGACATGGCTAACGACCCCCGGTGGGTGGATTCCCTGTCCCGCCGGAAGAACCAGGACGCTTTGGACCAGGAGATCACTCGTTGGACACAAACCCAGGAGGCCTATCAGGCCTTTCGGCGTTTGCAGGAGGCGGGGGTGCCTGCGGGGGTGGTGAGCCACGAGGGGGATATCTTCTCCGACCCCCACCTGGGGGTGCGCCGATACTTTGAACCCCTTACCCAGGAGGACACGGGCACCCATTACTACCCCGGCCTCTTATGGAAGGCGATGCACACCCCCAATCGTCTGCGCTTGCCCCCTGTGCGCCTGGGGGAACACAACCGCTGGGTCTATCGGGACCTGCTGGGCTACGACGAAGAGGAGTATAAGGCCCTGGAGGCGGCGGGCCATATTGGGGAGGACTATCCCCCGAACCTGCGTTAG
- a CDS encoding peroxiredoxin: protein MPQVGDPAPDFTLPSTLGPIRLQDYRGRKVVLLFFAEALTPACSLQVSSFKDEYATVQGTGAEVIAISADPLPIQERFGQALGGCPFPLASDPDLQVARAYGVVSADGRRAQRAVFVIDAEGRIVEAIPWFQPGNVAQFLQVFQALGAV from the coding sequence ATGCCCCAGGTCGGTGACCCTGCCCCCGACTTCACCCTCCCGAGCACCCTCGGGCCCATCCGCCTCCAAGACTACCGGGGGCGCAAGGTGGTGCTCCTCTTCTTCGCCGAGGCGCTGACCCCCGCCTGTAGCCTGCAAGTGTCCTCCTTCAAGGACGAGTACGCCACCGTCCAGGGCACGGGGGCCGAGGTCATCGCCATCAGCGCCGACCCGCTCCCCATCCAGGAGCGCTTCGGGCAGGCCCTGGGGGGGTGTCCTTTCCCCCTGGCCAGCGACCCCGACCTGCAAGTGGCCCGCGCCTACGGGGTGGTAAGCGCAGACGGCCGTCGCGCCCAGCGCGCCGTGTTCGTCATAGATGCAGAGGGGCGCATTGTTGAGGCGATTCCCTGGTTCCAGCCCGGCAATGTGGCCCAGTTCCTGCAGGTGTTCCAGGCCCTCGGAGCCGTCTAA
- a CDS encoding NAD(P)H-dependent oxidoreductase encodes MPITVLILYDGHSTQVVRLAQAVAQGVHTVPGAMPLLRPVAQAQRSDLLTCDALALGCPNWSGIPARLKAWLDEQGDLWEEGSLAGKPGAAFVAGRGRHSGLEFTLLALLHWMLACGMLVVGLPWTKEMERSGSYYGATAAGYATEEDLAQARRLGQRLATIALRLHNPQGETHAPGR; translated from the coding sequence ATGCCTATCACTGTCCTGATACTTTACGACGGCCACAGCACCCAGGTGGTGCGCCTGGCTCAAGCCGTTGCCCAAGGCGTCCACACCGTCCCCGGCGCGATGCCTCTCCTGCGCCCTGTCGCTCAGGCTCAACGGAGCGACCTCCTGACTTGCGATGCCCTCGCCCTGGGGTGTCCCAACTGGAGCGGTATCCCCGCACGCCTAAAGGCCTGGCTGGACGAGCAGGGCGATCTGTGGGAGGAGGGTTCCCTGGCGGGCAAACCTGGCGCCGCCTTCGTGGCGGGACGGGGACGCCACAGCGGCCTGGAGTTCACCCTGCTGGCCTTACTCCACTGGATGCTGGCGTGCGGGATGTTGGTGGTGGGCCTGCCTTGGACGAAAGAGATGGAGCGCTCGGGCTCCTACTACGGTGCCACCGCCGCCGGTTACGCCACCGAGGAGGACCTGGCCCAGGCCCGTCGCCTCGGCCAGCGCCTGGCCACCATCGCCCTCCGCTTGCACAACCCGCAAGGAGAGACCCATGCCCCAGGTCGGTGA
- a CDS encoding anti-sigma factor, with protein sequence MNCHQVQDLLPAYAVSALEPNMWRAVDSHLQRCARCAYQAQPFLEGAAWLSTTAGHHPLPADLKGRVLERVLGTPVPRAERQVLSLDGHMGWVLVGAIAVAVAVLVGAWAWSLVRHMHLERALARQQAQVERLLQALHTTEARQDDRLGHLASVLMAMQAKEDYRTESLSRSLHDLRQLAYWSAAPDMRVVWVRGTSSAPTAYGMLMAPPEWGVAILVVIGLDPLPPAQVYQVWLTRGDMRIDGGTFTVDESGWAQLLVRPREPLTTFDGLRVTIEPVQGSVSPSGPLVLAAELLRR encoded by the coding sequence ATGAACTGTCATCAGGTACAAGACCTTCTCCCCGCCTATGCAGTATCGGCTCTGGAGCCGAACATGTGGCGTGCTGTGGACTCCCACCTGCAGCGTTGCGCCCGGTGCGCCTACCAGGCCCAACCCTTTTTGGAGGGGGCCGCCTGGCTCTCCACAACGGCCGGGCATCACCCCCTTCCCGCTGACCTCAAGGGCAGGGTGTTGGAGCGTGTCCTGGGGACGCCCGTCCCACGCGCGGAAAGACAGGTGCTGTCTTTGGACGGACACATGGGATGGGTTCTTGTGGGGGCCATCGCTGTCGCCGTGGCGGTCTTGGTCGGAGCGTGGGCATGGAGCCTCGTCCGCCACATGCACCTGGAGCGCGCCCTGGCCCGTCAGCAGGCCCAGGTAGAAAGGCTCCTTCAGGCCCTCCACACCACAGAGGCTCGTCAGGATGACCGCCTAGGGCACCTGGCTTCCGTGCTGATGGCCATGCAGGCAAAAGAGGACTACCGCACCGAGTCTCTCTCCCGCTCCTTACACGACCTACGCCAGTTGGCCTACTGGAGTGCAGCCCCGGACATGCGGGTGGTGTGGGTGCGGGGCACCTCCTCCGCCCCCACCGCTTACGGGATGCTCATGGCTCCTCCCGAGTGGGGGGTAGCCATCCTGGTGGTCATCGGTCTGGATCCCCTACCGCCCGCTCAGGTCTACCAGGTGTGGCTCACCCGAGGGGATATGCGCATAGATGGAGGTACCTTTACCGTGGACGAATCGGGGTGGGCCCAGTTGCTAGTGCGTCCGCGGGAACCTCTGACCACCTTTGACGGTCTGCGGGTGACCATTGAGCCGGTGCAAGGGAGCGTTTCCCCCAGCGGCCCTCTGGTGCTGGCTGCTGAACTCTTGCGTCGCTAG
- a CDS encoding sigma-70 family RNA polymerase sigma factor: MAYRELGDLDLLALVAAGREEGLETLYDRYARAVFNVAYGVLQDTGAAEEVVQEVFLAVWQKAHTYSEARGSPRLWLLSIAHHRAIDLLRKRRREGTIDSDTPLPARSIPHQPPDDPVDEAIARERGARLLKALELLDPSQREVLLLTYFHGYTQKEVAQRLGIPLGTVKTRIRLGLLKLRSLLGPGMGMEA; this comes from the coding sequence GTGGCATACCGGGAGTTGGGCGACCTGGACCTCCTCGCTCTGGTCGCCGCGGGTCGTGAGGAGGGGTTGGAGACCCTTTACGACCGCTACGCCCGGGCCGTGTTCAATGTGGCTTACGGCGTGCTGCAAGACACGGGGGCGGCCGAGGAGGTGGTGCAAGAGGTGTTCCTCGCCGTGTGGCAGAAGGCCCATACCTACAGCGAGGCCCGAGGAAGCCCCCGTCTGTGGCTGCTGAGCATCGCCCACCATCGGGCAATAGACCTCCTGCGGAAGCGCCGACGGGAGGGAACCATAGACTCTGACACCCCCCTTCCCGCACGCTCCATCCCCCACCAGCCCCCGGACGATCCCGTGGACGAAGCCATCGCCCGTGAGCGTGGGGCTCGCCTGTTGAAGGCTTTGGAACTCCTCGACCCCTCCCAGCGTGAGGTTCTCCTGCTCACTTACTTTCATGGCTACACCCAGAAAGAGGTCGCTCAACGCCTGGGTATTCCTTTGGGCACGGTCAAAACCCGCATCCGGTTGGGGCTTCTGAAACTTCGCTCCCTTCTGGGCCCCGGAATGGGAATGGAAGCATGA
- a CDS encoding cyclase family protein, protein MPLPRYAELPVIPATGDRHCWGVFGPDDQLGTINFLTPERVRRAVGLVRRGQVFNLSLPLNQPHPPLVPGRQRYRHTLFSPDRNARDEVLDNFYPQFSTQIDGLRHIRYREFGFYGGRQDEDIARGALGIEHWARHGIVGRGVLLDVARWMAQQGRPLDPRQTFPIFPQHLEATARAQSVALEEGDILLVRTGWLGWYLSLAEGERATIGNMLDNTLATPGLDASLEMAAWLWDHRIALVAADNVAVESLPVRREVGFLHRRLIPLLGMPLGEFWDLDALAEDCARDGVYAFLVVAVPLHLPGGVGSPANAIAIK, encoded by the coding sequence ATGCCCCTTCCCCGCTATGCTGAGCTGCCCGTCATCCCCGCCACAGGCGACCGCCACTGCTGGGGCGTGTTCGGCCCCGATGACCAACTGGGCACCATCAACTTCCTTACGCCCGAGCGGGTGCGGCGCGCCGTCGGCCTGGTCCGCCGGGGACAGGTGTTCAACTTATCCCTTCCCCTCAACCAGCCCCATCCCCCCCTTGTGCCGGGGCGGCAGCGCTACCGCCACACGCTTTTCTCCCCCGACCGCAACGCCCGCGACGAGGTCTTGGACAACTTCTACCCCCAGTTCTCCACCCAGATAGATGGCCTGCGTCACATCCGTTACCGGGAGTTCGGCTTCTACGGCGGCCGCCAGGATGAGGACATCGCCCGCGGGGCGTTGGGGATAGAACATTGGGCACGCCACGGCATCGTGGGACGGGGGGTGCTCCTGGATGTGGCCCGCTGGATGGCCCAGCAGGGCCGTCCCCTGGACCCCCGCCAGACCTTCCCCATCTTCCCCCAGCACCTGGAGGCCACCGCCCGTGCCCAATCCGTCGCCCTGGAGGAGGGCGACATCCTGCTGGTGCGGACGGGATGGCTGGGCTGGTATCTCTCCCTGGCCGAAGGGGAACGCGCCACCATAGGGAATATGTTGGACAACACCCTGGCCACGCCCGGCCTGGATGCCAGCCTGGAGATGGCTGCCTGGCTGTGGGACCACCGTATTGCGCTGGTGGCGGCGGATAATGTGGCCGTAGAAAGCCTGCCTGTGCGCCGGGAGGTGGGCTTTCTGCACCGACGCCTCATCCCCCTGCTGGGGATGCCCCTGGGGGAGTTCTGGGACCTGGATGCCCTGGCGGAGGACTGCGCCCGGGATGGGGTCTACGCCTTTCTGGTGGTGGCGGTGCCCTTGCACCTGCCAGGGGGCGTCGGCTCGCCGGCCAACGCCATCGCCATCAAATAA